In Solimonas sp. K1W22B-7, the DNA window CTTCTACAAGATCGGCATGGAACTGCTGATGGCGCCGGGCTTCTTCGAGCTGCTGGACTGGCTCAAGGCCGAGGACAAGAAGGTCTTCGTCGACCTCAAGTTCTTCGACATTCCCGAAACCGTGGCGCGCGCGGTGAAGAACCTCAGCGAGCGCGGCGCAGACTTCTGCACCATCCACGGCAACCAGTCGATCATGGAAGCGGCGGCCAGGGCCAAGTCCGGCAATACCAAGGTGCTGGCGGTGACCGCGCTGACCAGCCTCGACCAGGGCGACCTCGATGACCTGGGCTTCCAGGTGGACGTGGCCGAGCTGGTGCTATCGCGCGCACGCCGCGCGCTGCAGGCCGGCTGCGACGGCGTGGTGTCCTCGGGCCTGGAAGTGGAGCGCCTGCGCCGCGAGGCGCCGCGCGAGCTGATCTGCGTGACCCCTGGCATCCGCCCGGTGGAGAATCGCCTGGAAGCCGACCAGAAACGCATCATGACGCCGTCGGCCGCAATCCGCGCGGGCGCCGATTACCTCGTCGTGGGTCGTCCGATCCGCGATGCAGCCGACCCGCGCGCGATGGCGCAGGCGATCCAGAACGAAATTGCGGAGGCCGTCCGTGCAGCTTGAGAATGACCGATTCCTGCGTGCGCTGAAGCGCCAGCCCGTTGATCGCACGCCGGTCTGGATGATGCGCCAGGCCGGGCGCTACCTGCCGGAGTACCGCGAGTCGCGCAAGAAGGCCAAGGACTTCATGGCGCTGTGCCGCAATGCGGAACTGTGCTGCGAGGTGACGCTGCAGCCGCTGGCGCGCTACCCGCTGGACGCGGCGATCCTGTTCTCCGACATCCTCACCATTCCCGATGCGATGGGCCTGGGCCTGCGCTTCGTCGAGGGCGAGGGCCCGGTGTTCGACCGCCCGGTGCGCGACGCGCATGCGATCGAGTCCATCGGCGTGCCCGATCCCGAGGGCGAGCTGCGCTACGTGATGGACGCGGTGCGCACCATCCGCGGGGCGCTGGGCCGCAAGCTGCCGCTGATCGGCTTCGCCGGCAGCCCCTGGACCCTGGCCACCTACATGGTGGAAGGCGCCGGCGGTTCGGATTACGCGCGCATCAAGGCCATGGCCTTCGACGCGCCGGAAATGCTCGACAGCCTGCTGTCGAAACTTTCTGCCAGCGTCAGTCTCTACCTGGAAGCGCAGATCGCCGCCGGCGTCGATACCGTCATGGTGTTCGACACCTGGGGTGGCGTGCTGAGCCCGGCGCTGTACGAGCGTTTCTCGCTGCAGCCGATGCAGCGCATCGTGGCGCACCTGAAGGCGGTGGCGCCGCATATCCCGGTGATCCTGTTCACCAAGAACGGCGGACAGCACCTGGAGCGCATGGCGGCGACAGGTTGCGACGCATTGGGCGTGGACTGGACCACCGACCTGTCGGTGGCGCGTGCACGCGTCGGCAGCCAGGTGGCACTGCAGGGCAACCTCGATCCGATCAGTCTTTTTGCACGGCCGGAGCGGATCGAGGCCGAAGTTGCACGGGTCTTGCAGGACTTTGGTCACGGCCCGGGGCACGTGTTCAACCTCGGCCACGGGATCCTGCCGCAGACGCCACCGGAACATGCCGGGGTGATGATCGAAGCGGTGCGGCAGCTGAGCCCGGCTTACCACCGCTAGGGCCTGTTGACGCTACCGCAGTCGTAAGGCTTTTGTGGGAGCGGCTTTAGCCGCGATGGCGGACCATCGCGGCTAAAGCCGCTCCCACGGGGACAACAACGGCAGCGATCAGGGAAGGGATGACAGGCCCTAGTAAGGCCGCCCGTCCTTGTGTGCGAACTGCCAGCCGCCATCGGGGCCGATCACCGCGGCGAGGTCGTCGTCGGGATAGTTCACCGAGTCGCCGCGCGTGCGGTCGCCCACTTCGAGGTAGACCACCACCTCGTCGCCGCGGTTGACCAGATGGTGGGCATTGCCGTTGCCGGCGCGGAAACCCGCGCACATGCCCGGCGCCAGCGGCGTCTCGCCCTGGTCGGTGACCAGTACCGGGTGGCCTTCCAGCACGTAGATGAATTCGTCCTGGCGCGAGTGCGTGTGGCGCAGCGCCGAGATCGCACCGGGCTGCAGGCGCGTCAGGTTGACGCCGAAATTGCGCAGGGCGAAGACCTCGCCCAGGGCGCGCTTTTCCCGGCCCGAGACGCGCGAGGCGTAGGGCTCCGGGTAGTTGCTGGGCTTGGCCCGTGGTGCCACTTCCGTGGCGACGACGGCGGACGGGTCCTGCGGATGCTGCTCTGCGCTCATGGTGATTCCCCCTGGCGGCGATTTTAATCGCGTCAGGGTTCCTGTGGAGCCACCCATTCCAGGGGCGTACTAGCTGCGACGGCACTCCACGGTACGCGCCACGCGCGAGCGGAAGAACACCGCGATCAGCTCGAATACCCCCAGCGGCGCCAGGGCCACCAGCAGGGTGTCGGTCAGGTACTCGCCGCGCGGATCTCGCGCGCGCGTGACGCGGCGCAGCTGGTGGTGCGCCCGCAGGTGCAGCTTCGGGCAGTCGGTGACCAGGTCGTGCGCCTCGGTGTAGAGGCGGTAGGCCTGCTCGGCCTGGCCGGCAGCCAGGGCGTCGTCGCCCTGTTGCCAGAGCCTCGCGGCATCACTGCTGCGTGTTGCGATGTCCTGCATGTCGCCCTCCCCCATGAAAAAGCCCCGCCTGCCCGGAGTTCCGGCGCAGGCAGGGCTGATGACGGCTGCCGCCTTACTCCTGGGTCTTGTTGACCAGGTCGTAGGTGATGCTCGGATTGAAGCCAACGGGCCAGTAGATCGCGGCGAGCGGCGGCCAGAAGATCGAAACCACGCGGAAGTTCGCGCGCAGTTTGCCTTGATCGACGGTCTGTCCGTCCTTCTCGAGGCGATACGGGATGCCGCCGGTGGGGGGGATGCCCATTGCGGTCCAGAAGAACGGCGAGGTGGTGACCGTGCCCTCGCTGCTGACCTCGACCGGCTCCGGACGTTCGTAAACGTAGAGCTTGGAGCCTTCAGGGACGCGGAAATGGCCTGTCGTGCTGCAGCCGGAGAGTACGGCGACCAGCGCCGCCAGGGTTACCATTTTTTTCATTTTTGCTTCCTGGGTGAGACATCGAAATGAAGTGCGCAGGGCCGCTGCGGCCGATAGGTTATCTGCATCCGTGCCGACAATCCGAGAACCTGTCGACTTTTTCCGGCGCGTCTCCGCGCGGCATCAGCGGCCGCTCAGGCAGGCGTTGAGGTCGCCATTGAGCAGGTCGACCTTGGCGCGGTCCTCGATGCTGCTGCGCTGGTACTTGTCGCGGTCGGCACGGGTCGTGGCCAGTTCCTTGGCCAGGTTGCGTGCGTCGGCCGAGGAGTTGTCGCGGGCGATGCCGGCAGCGGCCAGATCCTGGCGCAGCCTGGCCAGCTCGGCGTCCTTGGCGGCGGTGGCCGGGGCTTCCTCGCTGACCTGGGCGTGGCGCTGCAGGCTGGTGATGCGTGCCTGCAGGGCGTCGCGCTGCTGGCGCAGCACTTCCACTTCCTTCTTCGCGGCATCGCGCTCGGCATTGGCGGCATCGGCGCCGGCCTGCGTGGTGTCGATCTGGTCGCGCATGCCGTTGGACAGTTCCACCGCGTCGGCCAGCTGCTGCTTGAGCTTGGCCGGGTCGTCCGTGGCCTCGAACACCGGGCCGCGCGGCGGTGCGTCCATCGGCTCCTCGGCGAAGGCCGGGCCAGCGGCGAGGACGAGGGCGGCAAGCAGCAGGCGGGACGGGGTCATGGGAAATCCTGGGACGAATGCGGGCCGCGGAAGCGTAGCGGATGGGCGCGGGGGGCGCGACTGGGGCTAGGGCCTGTCATCCCTTCCCTGGTCGCTGCGACGGAGGCCGCCTGGGTGCAGGGCTATGCCCCGAAGCGCGCCGTGTACTTAATGTACATCAGCGACTCGGGGCGCCGCCCTGCGCCCAGGCGGCCCCGCCCTTCGGGTGCCCCCGTATTTGCCGCCATGCTGTGTTGCTCGTCAGTTACTTGGAACCACCAAGCGCCTTCCTCGCGTCGTGCCTGGCGGCAAATACGGGGGCATCGCAGCGACCAGGGAAAGGATGACAGGCCCTAGCCGCGCGACTCGCGCTGCGCCAGCTGCACCCATTCCTTGTTCAGGCTGTTGTAGTGCTTGCCGGCGACGCGGCTCTCGTCGACCACGCGCTTGAACAGCGCGGCGGCGCGCGCCTGCTCGCCGCGGGCCTTGAGCATCAGCCCCAGGCGGCAGACCGGCTCCGGCCCCGGGTAGTAGGCGGACAGGGTCTCGTACTCGTGGATCGCTTCGTCGCGGCGCTGCAGCCCCTCCAGCGCCCGGGCGTAGAGCAGGTGGCCCTCGGCGGAACGGTGCGTGGGGTTCTTCTCCTTGAGCCGGTCCAGCGCGTCCAGGACCTGTTGCAACTCACCCAGGCCGAAGCAGGCGCGCGCCAGGCCCAGCAACAGCACCGGATCATCGGCATGGATGCCCTTGAGGCTGCGCTCGTAGAGTTCCTTGGCCTCGGCAAAGCGGCCCTTGGCCAGGCACTGGTCGGCCAGGACCATGGCGTTCTGCACCGTGTCGGCCACCGCCAGGTTCTGCGTTGCCGCCTGCAGGTGGCGGTGCGGATTGACCGTGTCGGCCATGCGCCGGCGCGCGCTGTGCGCCGCGCGGCTGTTCTGCAGCCCGGGCAGCAGTTCCACGATGAAGTAGGCCAGCCCGCCGATCATCGGCGCGAACAGCAGGATGAACACCCAGGTGGTGTTCCGCCCGGTCTTCAGCACGTGCACGATCAGCCCGAGCTGGATGAGATAGGTGAGGATGAGGATCGGCATGCAGGGCTCCGTCGCCAAGTCTGCTTATAGGCCGTGGCAGTTTCGCGACGCAAGCGGCCGCCGGCGTCAGCTGCGGCGCAGCTCTTCCACAACGCCGGCGGTCTGCGGGCGGACACCGCGCCACAGCTCGAAGCTCACCGCCGCCTGCTCCACCAGCATGCCGAGGCCGTCGGCGACCAGGGCCGCGCCCTGCGAACGGGCCCAGGCGGCGAAAGGCGCATGCGCCGGACCGTAGCTGAGGTCGTAGCAGGCGCCGCCCGGCGCCAGCAGCTGGCCCGGCAGGCGCGGCGCGGCACCCTGGTGACCCACCGACGTGGCGTTGATCACCAGGTCGTAGAGGTCGCCCTTCAGCGAGGCGTGCGTGCGCGGCACGATGCGGCCATGAGGCTTGAACTGCTCGGCGATCTCCTCCGGCTTCCAGGGGTTGCGGCCGGACAGCACCAGCTCAGCCGGCTTTTCGTCCAGCAGCGGCTTGAGGATGCCGCGTGCGGCGCCGCCGGTGCCCAGCAGCAGCACGCGGCGGCCGGCCACGGCGAGGCCCAGGTTGCGCAGGTCCGCGATGAAACCCTCGCCGTCGCTGTTGTCGCCGCGCCAGCCGCTGTCGGTGCGCAGCAGCGTATTGACCGCGCCGGCCAGCTGCGCCCGCTCGCTGACCTGTTCGCAGAGTTTGGCCACCACCAGCTTGTGCGGCAGCGTGGCGTTGCAGCCGCGATAGCCCTCGGCATGCATCTGCGCCAGGCGTTCGGCCAGCGCCGCGGGCGCGATCTCGATGGCCTCGTAGCCCAGTTCCTGCCCGGTCTGCCGGGCGAAGCGGGCGTGGATGAGCGGCGACTTGCTGTGGCTGACGGGGAAGCCGATGACGGCGTAACGGTCCATTGGGAAAAAAGCGGTACGGGCAGCGGCCAGGTGGCCGGGGGCGGCAGTTTGCCCGAACGGGCGGCACTACGGAACCATGAGGCGCGGTACGGTCGGCGGCCGCGCCGTAGGATAGGATCGCAACCAGGCGATTGGCACAACCCTCCATCAACAAGACCTTTCCGGCGGCTACCGCCACCGGTGACGCAAGCCGCATGAGCGATCCATCCCGAACCGCTGTCGAACCGAGCAGTCCCGGCCCAGGCAAGGCCGGTGTGCTGCCGGAAGGCACGCGCCTGATGGAATACGAGATCCGCCGCGTGCTGGGCAAGCCCGGTGGCTTCGGCGTGACCTACCTGGCGCTGGACACCAACCTCGACCACGAGGTGGCGATCAAGGAATACCTGCCGCTGGAGTTCGCGCTGCGCATGTTCGACGGCAGCATCGCGGTGCGCTCCGAGGAGGACGCCGCGGCCTTCGAATGGGGGCGCCGCTGCTTCCTCAACGAGGCGCG includes these proteins:
- a CDS encoding membrane lipoprotein lipid attachment site-containing protein; the protein is MKKMVTLAALVAVLSGCSTTGHFRVPEGSKLYVYERPEPVEVSSEGTVTTSPFFWTAMGIPPTGGIPYRLEKDGQTVDQGKLRANFRVVSIFWPPLAAIYWPVGFNPSITYDLVNKTQE
- the aroE gene encoding shikimate dehydrogenase, which gives rise to MDRYAVIGFPVSHSKSPLIHARFARQTGQELGYEAIEIAPAALAERLAQMHAEGYRGCNATLPHKLVVAKLCEQVSERAQLAGAVNTLLRTDSGWRGDNSDGEGFIADLRNLGLAVAGRRVLLLGTGGAARGILKPLLDEKPAELVLSGRNPWKPEEIAEQFKPHGRIVPRTHASLKGDLYDLVINATSVGHQGAAPRLPGQLLAPGGACYDLSYGPAHAPFAAWARSQGAALVADGLGMLVEQAAVSFELWRGVRPQTAGVVEELRRS
- the hemE gene encoding uroporphyrinogen decarboxylase; this translates as MQLENDRFLRALKRQPVDRTPVWMMRQAGRYLPEYRESRKKAKDFMALCRNAELCCEVTLQPLARYPLDAAILFSDILTIPDAMGLGLRFVEGEGPVFDRPVRDAHAIESIGVPDPEGELRYVMDAVRTIRGALGRKLPLIGFAGSPWTLATYMVEGAGGSDYARIKAMAFDAPEMLDSLLSKLSASVSLYLEAQIAAGVDTVMVFDTWGGVLSPALYERFSLQPMQRIVAHLKAVAPHIPVILFTKNGGQHLERMAATGCDALGVDWTTDLSVARARVGSQVALQGNLDPISLFARPERIEAEVARVLQDFGHGPGHVFNLGHGILPQTPPEHAGVMIEAVRQLSPAYHR
- a CDS encoding cupin domain-containing protein, with the translated sequence MSAEQHPQDPSAVVATEVAPRAKPSNYPEPYASRVSGREKRALGEVFALRNFGVNLTRLQPGAISALRHTHSRQDEFIYVLEGHPVLVTDQGETPLAPGMCAGFRAGNGNAHHLVNRGDEVVVYLEVGDRTRGDSVNYPDDDLAAVIGPDGGWQFAHKDGRPY
- the pyrF gene encoding orotidine-5'-phosphate decarboxylase; translated protein: MNQIPPNERLIIALDVPAAPEARALVVRLGDAGRFYKIGMELLMAPGFFELLDWLKAEDKKVFVDLKFFDIPETVARAVKNLSERGADFCTIHGNQSIMEAAARAKSGNTKVLAVTALTSLDQGDLDDLGFQVDVAELVLSRARRALQAGCDGVVSSGLEVERLRREAPRELICVTPGIRPVENRLEADQKRIMTPSAAIRAGADYLVVGRPIRDAADPRAMAQAIQNEIAEAVRAA
- a CDS encoding tetratricopeptide repeat protein, with protein sequence MPILILTYLIQLGLIVHVLKTGRNTTWVFILLFAPMIGGLAYFIVELLPGLQNSRAAHSARRRMADTVNPHRHLQAATQNLAVADTVQNAMVLADQCLAKGRFAEAKELYERSLKGIHADDPVLLLGLARACFGLGELQQVLDALDRLKEKNPTHRSAEGHLLYARALEGLQRRDEAIHEYETLSAYYPGPEPVCRLGLMLKARGEQARAAALFKRVVDESRVAGKHYNSLNKEWVQLAQRESRG